ATCATCGACGCCGGTTGTGATGCCTGGAACCGACTCCTCGAACAGCCCGAAACAGTCAAATCAATCGGAATGAGAAAATGGGCTCATATCGGTCAAAATTACATGCCGTTGGGATCATATGTGCGTGAACTCGACAACGCGCGCGTCGTTCAACCACGGCTACGGCAACACGGTGGTGGGGAGCGCCACGGCTACGCGCACGATCTCCAACCCCGAAACCGGCGCGGACATGCCTGCCAGGCAATTGCAGGATGCAAGCCTGTCAGCGCTCGGCGACATGTTCTCGGTCGCGGTCCCGAACGCGAAGAGCATCCCCGACTAACGAGAGAGGCTCCGACCTGGCGGCGACAAAGAGAATGCCGAAAAGGCTTCCACCACCGAAGCGCTTACGCGCAC
This region of bacterium genomic DNA includes:
- a CDS encoding isochorismatase family protein, with translation MSVKITCRWDHMCVNSTTRASFNHGYGNTVVGSATATRTISNPETGADMPARQLQDASLSALGDMFSVAVPNAKSIPD